The DNA segment CCTAGTGTATGGCATTATTACTAAGAAAGTGCTTTTCTTTTCCCCTGAACAGGAGTCCAGAGGCAAAATGAACAACGTTGTGAGAAAGAAATAGAGGATATGATACAGCGTATTAAAGCTGGTAACGTGACACCAGACTCTTCACTAATCAAATTCTCTGATGATGCATTGGATGAGCAAAAGCATGCAATCAGGATTGCTGATGAGAAAGTTGCATTAGCTTCTCAGGCATATGATCTGGTAGGGATGTTGGGAACAACATCCTTTTTCTACATCAAACAAACTGTCATTAATTAGCTCCTTATGGCAATTAGTGAGAAAATTCTTGCAACAGGTAGATGCTCACATTCAGCAGCTCGATCAGTACTTGAAAAAATTTGATGAAGAGCTCCGGAGAGGTATGTTTGTATCAGCTTACTCATCTCCTCACCAAGAACAGTGTCCAAACTTACTCGTTTCTCTGACTGTTGAACAACTTTCTCTTTATGGATTCTCTTTTATGCAGAAAGAGATGTTGCTGGTGTTACTGGAACTCCTGCTACCACTGTTGCAAATAATGGCAAATCTGGAAGGTCTGGTGAGGGTAAGGGAGGGCGTAAGAAGTGAGTGATATATCTCTATCATATTTCACCATTCCTAATGCTAATTGCACATTGCGGATGcttattctttatttatttaattagtaTCATTTCCTATTTGAAATGGAAATCTAATAAGAAGCCTCAATCATCTTAAAGAATAAATTGATTATGTGTTGAAAGTCAAGAGATCAATGTTACTAAAAGTTAGAATATATATTGGTTAATAGTATGGTTTATTCTATTTGGTCGCCTCATAATTTGGAATTTAGAATGTgattggtatgaaggaaaatgtctccatggaaaatgttttcatggaaaatgagtggttttatcacttattttcccttgtttggttggtgagtgaaaaactttttccggaaaatattttctagtatttggtcagagagtagaaaatattttttatgctacTTTTCTCACCCCTTTCCCCCAAGTCCTCATGTTTTATGTGCTCCCTCCTCCAaatacatcatgaaaagaaaatacttaattttttgaaatgaaagaaaatactttttactacatcatttgttgaaatgaaagaaaatactttttctacatcatgaaaaagcactttttttgttaaaatgaaaaaaatactttttttgtatcatgaaaagaaaatactcatttgttgaaatgaaaaaaaaatacccTATTTAtaatatgaaaagaaagtactattaataatcTGGAAAAGGGCTAAAAATTCCCCTAAC comes from the Nicotiana tabacum cultivar K326 chromosome 14, ASM71507v2, whole genome shotgun sequence genome and includes:
- the LOC142168781 gene encoding PHD finger protein ING1-like isoform X2; its protein translation is MSFIDEFQARVQRQNEQRCEKEIEDMIQRIKAGNVTPDSSLIKFSDDALDEQKHAIRIADEKVALASQAYDLVDAHIQQLDQYLKKFDEELRRERDVAGVTGTPATTVANNGKSGRSGEGKGGRKKTRLATAAAATATAAAAASGMDLDLPVDPNEPTYCFCNQVSYGEMVACDNPNCKIEWFHYGCVGLKEQPKGKWFCADCAGTQKKRKGR